The following proteins are encoded in a genomic region of Syngnathoides biaculeatus isolate LvHL_M chromosome 15, ASM1980259v1, whole genome shotgun sequence:
- the alms1 gene encoding uncharacterized protein KIAA1522 isoform X1: MSADQVGRFRRGCSRNGQLNSSPSHSQLQFQDSALSPTLALLPANRAGEASVAEYSFFQKSDAEFLPLSASLDFSAGHESDEGSLSQHPLAQEVDASSVSCGPRSTRPDGASELLYRQLLARTNKSAPATSSGQKCVPASASRGAEEASFLGFLPQSQSTPGLREPPSESAVVPSSDHESKKVRDGNALPDSNASLLAESSVITSDVDNDAPRWTSKDQRADLNIEERIPLYLQNLGIDRSPADILTPFGPRGPIREPEFSPTDLSTVKDSVGGTPAKLSEDGSPPKGDLADSGASFPSGQESLPGAARGRSATSSASSADAGRPPALPNSRSADVSSPRARSSLFAVQSLSGSATGAGGSARLVATNSSPELSVEIQDTASPRRVEPEGCSAAPRSPIAVGPPPEPAPDEEVSLPDGTAPIREDPEDRSAMSDGSGQSSLTVRVAELLRGGSPASGLSDRDDPEHKRRFILKLSEGRFDSLELGEEDRRRIEEIKAAMLSNNFVTSESSTDTESTAMAAAAQPVSDPGGARTPVLPGPERTHPEDREFAGGADVKAHTTRMRPASASSLTPDPLPPTQLDAGFVHKKTSSSSSSSEGAGGSESAAEADSAAGPGRTHVAEDTTIPFAQVSRAHLGLSPKPPEGGPRPPTSSSSSSSSRSRPTAEFVPLRRSSPAPGVGRSGPPPRWDGRRGLASALAPPPPPPHPHHSVAGGSMRSSTPETPVRDECAPRAAPLRPYKPRGAGELFFVPHAEADASSSCTTMESSHTGLDDAVPPPFPAEVLGRTDPGLDRGVFIKHAEGIYSKKRANAHSGGAVTADGRLPPAAAERLVPGGGVARPPSDREAWLLEQLHRLSELVLATGGAAEPPTSRGQTQSSAGAAACVLCPADRDESSATSSTLDTDRLVRAFGARRVLSAKTPASKSAARLRKLYGEVAKQRAQWEGRSFRPAPPSDSAVTEPSDATVSSSSSPPSSVTPPWPRNAERPLSRGLRAVDVEIVSNATRLGTRDVGTMFPPAGQATKGHATPLKYRKTRAPAKLPKAVWWFVPWDDDDSKENRPDGGEAALEEADGPGTGTVWYDAVAAREPLGQRQMDDDDDGVYPASSSRVASLQEALATRRADFISSSRRRLQILRVRKTNGGAPPGGAVPGRAVPWKEMIQRTNRMYERLPEVLRKLEAERREAQNRLNRLNLQIYNKRLTQRRLDKRNTKPW; this comes from the exons ATGAGCGCGGACCAAGTTGGACGTTTCCGGCGCGGCTGTTCCAGGAATGGCCAACTGAACAGCAGCCCGTCGCATTCGCAGCTCC AATTCCAGGACAGCGCGTTGTCTCCGACGCTCGCCTTGCTGCCGGCGAACCGCGCCGGAGAAGCCAGTGTGGCGGAATATTCCTTTTTCCAGAAAAGCGATGCAGAATTTCTGCCtctaag CGCTTCTCTGGACTTTTCTGCGGGGCACGAGTCTGATGAGGGCTCTCTGTCGCAGCACCCTTTGGCCCAGGAGGTCGACGCGAGTTCCGTCAGCTGCGGCCCTCGCAGCACCCGACCGGACGGCGCCAGCGAGCTTTTGTACCGACAGCTGCTGGCCCGCACCAACAAATCCGCACCGGCAACGTCCTCAGGCCAGAAGTGCGTGCCGGCGTCCGCATCCCGCGGCGCCGAGGAAGCGTCTTTCCTGGGTTTCTTGCCGCAGTCCCAGTCCACGCCGGGCCTTCGAGAGCCGCCGTCCGAGTCCGCCGTCGTCCCCTCCAGCGACCACGAGTCCAAAAAAG TTCGCGACGGTAACGCGTTGCCGGACTCGAACGCGTCCCTGTTAGCGGAGTCCTCTGTCATCACCTCGGATGTGGACAACGACGCCCCCCGCTGGACGTCCAAAGACCAACGGGCAGACCTCAACATCGAGGAGAGAATTCCG TTGTACCTCCAAAACCTCGGCATCGACCGATCCCCCGCCGACATCTTGACCCCGTTTGGGCCCCGGGGACCAATCAGGGAGCCCGAATTCTCCCCCACCGACCTCAGCACGGTCAAGGATTCTGTGGGGGGGACGCCCGCCAAGTTGTCCGAAG ACGGCAGCCCTCCAAAAGGAGACTTGGCGGACTCCGGCGCGTCGTTCCCTTCCGGCCAGGAGAGTCTTCCGGGCGCCGCGCGGGGACGCAGCGCCACGTCTTCGGCGTCATCCGCCGACGCCGGCCGTCCTCCCGCCCTCCCGAATTCCCGCTCGGCTGACGTCTCGAGTCCCCGAGCTCGCTCCTCGCTGTTTGCGGTGCAGTCGTTGTCCGGCTCGGCGACGGGCGCGGGAGGTTCCGCCCGTCTAGTGGCCACAAACTCTTCGCCGGAGCTCTCCGTCGAGATCCAGGATACGGCTTCGCCCCGGCGGGTCGAGCCGGAAGGCTGCAGCGCCGCCCCTCGCTCGCCGATCGCCGTCGGCCCGCCCCCGGAGCCCGCCCCGGACGAGGAGGTCTCGCTTCCGGACGGTACGGCGCCGATCCGGGAGGACCCGGAGGACCGATCGGCGATGAGCGACGGGAGCGGTCAGAGTTCGCTGACCGTCAGGGTGGCCGAGCTGCTGCGGGGCGGATCCCCGGCCTCCGGCCTGTCGGACCGCGACGACCCGGAACACAAAC GGAGGTTCATCTTGAAGCTGTCGGAAGGCCGTTTTGACTCGCTGGAGTTGGGCGAAGAAGATCGGCGGCGCATCGAAGAGATCAAGGCGGCGATGCTCTCCAACAACTTTGTCACG AGCGAGAGTAGCACAGACACGGAGAGTACGGcaatggcggcggcggcgcagcCCGTTTCGGACCCAGGGGGCGCGCGGACCCCTGTTCTTCCTGGACCCGAGCGCACCCACCCGGAGGATCGCGAGTTCGCCGGCGGCGCTGACGTCAAGGCGCACACGACCCGTATGCGGCCCGCCTCAGCCTCCTCGCTGACCCCCGACCCCCTCCCGCCCACCCAGCTGGACGCCGGGTTTGTGCACAA AaagacgtcgtcgtcgtcgtcgtcgtcggaaGGAGCAGGAGGAAGCGAGAGCGCCGCCGAAGCGGACTCGGCCGCTGGGCCGGGCCGGACTCACGTCGCCGAGGACACGACCATCCCGTTCGCTCAAGTGTCACGCGCCCACCTCGGCCTCTCGCCCAAGCCCCCCGAAGGAGGCCCCCGCCCTCcgacctcctcctcttcctcgtcttCGTCTCGTTCGCGGCCGACGGCGGAGTTCGTCCCGCTGAGGCGCTCCTCGCCCGCCCCGGGCGTCGGCCGGTCCGGCCCCCCGCCCCGGTGGGACGGACGCAGAGGGCTCGCATCTGCTCtagctccgcctcctcctcctcctcatcctcaccatTCTGTCGCCGGCGGCAGCATGAGGAGCTCCACGCCGGAAACGCCAG TGAGGGACGAGTGCGCCCCGCGAGCGGCGCCGCTGCGTCCGTACAAACCTCGCGGCGCCGGCGAGCTCTTCTTCGTGCCTCACGCCGAAGCCGACGCGTCGTCATCGTGCACCACCATGGAGAGCTCGCACACGG gtctGGACGACGCGGTGCCGCCGCCGTTCCCCGCCGAGGTTCTGGGCCGGACCGACCCGGGCCTGGACCGCGGCGTCTTCATCAAGCACGCCGAGGGCATCTACAGCAAGAAACGGGCCAACGCGCACTCGG GTGGCGCCGTGACGGCGGACGGGAGACTTCCTCCGGCCGCGGCGGAGCGCCTCGTCCCGGGAGGCGGAGTCGCGCGGCCGCCCTCCGACAGGGAGGCGTGGCTACTGGAGCAGCTGCATCGCCTGTCGGAGCTCGTCCTCGCCACCGGGGGCGCCGCCGAGCCGCCGACGAGTCGCGGCCAGACCCAG TCGTCCGCCGGCGCCGCCGCGTGCGTCCTTTGTCCCGCCGACAGAGACGAGTCGAGCGCCACGTCGTCCACGCTGGACACGGACCGCCTGGTGCGGGCGTTCGGCGCCCGCCGTGTCCTGAGCGCCAAGACGCCCGCGTCCAAAAGCGCCGCCCGACTGCGCAAACTCTACGGCGAAGTGGCCAAGCAGAGGGCGCAGTGGGAGGGGCGGAGCTTCCGCCCGGCGCCGCCGTCGGACTCCGCCGTCACCGAGCCGTCCGAC GCGACcgtctcgtcgtcgtcgtcgccgccgtcGTCGGTCACGCCGCCGTGGCCCAGAAACGCCGAGCGTCCGCTCAGCAGAGGCCTTCGAGCAG TTGATGTGGAAATCGTGAGCAACGCGACGCGCCTTGGCACCCGAGACGTGGGGACCATGTTCCCGCCGGCGGGACAAGCGACTAAAGGTCACGCCACCCCCCTCAAGTACAGGAAGACGCGCGCGCCGGCGAAGCTCCCCAAAG CGGTGTGGTGGTTCGTCCCCTGGGACGACGACGACTCCAAGGAAAACCGACCCGACGGAGGAGAAGCGGCGCTAGAGGAGGCCGACGGACCCGGGACCGGTACGGTGTGGTACGACGCCGTCGCGGCCAGAGAACCTCTCGGGCAGCGACAaatggacgacgacgacgacggcgtgTATCCCGCGTCCTCCAGTCGAGTCGCGTCTCTGCAG GAAGCGCTGGCCACGCGACGGGCCGACTTCATCTCCAGCTCACGCCGCCGGCTTCAAATCTTGCGCGTGAGGAAGACGAACGGAGGCGCGCCGCCAG GCGGCGCCGTGCCGGGGAGGGCGGTACCGTGGAAGGAGATGATCCAGCGGACCAACCG GATGTACGAGCGGCTGCCGGAAGTTCTGCGCAAGTTGGAAGCCGAGCGGAGGGAAGCGCAGAACCGCCTCAACCGACTCAACCTGCAGATTTACAACAAG AGACTCACCCAACGTCGCCTGGACAAGCGCAACACAAAACCTTGGTGA
- the alms1 gene encoding uncharacterized protein alms1 isoform X2: protein MSADQVGRFRRGCSRNGQLNSSPSHSQLQFQDSALSPTLALLPANRAGEASVAEYSFFQKSDAEFLPLSASLDFSAGHESDEGSLSQHPLAQEVDASSVSCGPRSTRPDGASELLYRQLLARTNKSAPATSSGQKCVPASASRGAEEASFLGFLPQSQSTPGLREPPSESAVVPSSDHESKKVRDGNALPDSNASLLAESSVITSDVDNDAPRWTSKDQRADLNIEERIPLYLQNLGIDRSPADILTPFGPRGPIREPEFSPTDLSTVKDSVGGTPAKLSEDGSPPKGDLADSGASFPSGQESLPGAARGRSATSSASSADAGRPPALPNSRSADVSSPRARSSLFAVQSLSGSATGAGGSARLVATNSSPELSVEIQDTASPRRVEPEGCSAAPRSPIAVGPPPEPAPDEEVSLPDGTAPIREDPEDRSAMSDGSGQSSLTVRVAELLRGGSPASGLSDRDDPEHKRRFILKLSEGRFDSLELGEEDRRRIEEIKAAMLSNNFVTSESSTDTESTAMAAAAQPVSDPGGARTPVLPGPERTHPEDREFAGGADVKAHTTRMRPASASSLTPDPLPPTQLDAGFVHKKTSSSSSSSEGAGGSESAAEADSAAGPGRTHVAEDTTIPFAQVSRAHLGLSPKPPEGGPRPPTSSSSSSSSRSRPTAEFVPLRRSSPAPGVGRSGPPPRWDGRRGLASALAPPPPPPHPHHSVAGGSMRSSTPETPVRDECAPRAAPLRPYKPRGAGELFFVPHAEADASSSCTTMESSHTGLDDAVPPPFPAEVLGRTDPGLDRGVFIKHAEGIYSKKRANAHSGGAVTADGRLPPAAAERLVPGGGVARPPSDREAWLLEQLHRLSELVLATGGAAEPPTSRGQTQGSLLLDFNFLRLRCCDAAVVRRRRRVRPLSRRQRRVERHVVHAGHGPPGAGVRRPPCPERQDARVQKRRPTAQTLRRSGQAEGAVGGAELPPGAAVGLRRHRAVRRDRLVVVVAAVVGHAAVAQKRRASAQQRPSSS from the exons ATGAGCGCGGACCAAGTTGGACGTTTCCGGCGCGGCTGTTCCAGGAATGGCCAACTGAACAGCAGCCCGTCGCATTCGCAGCTCC AATTCCAGGACAGCGCGTTGTCTCCGACGCTCGCCTTGCTGCCGGCGAACCGCGCCGGAGAAGCCAGTGTGGCGGAATATTCCTTTTTCCAGAAAAGCGATGCAGAATTTCTGCCtctaag CGCTTCTCTGGACTTTTCTGCGGGGCACGAGTCTGATGAGGGCTCTCTGTCGCAGCACCCTTTGGCCCAGGAGGTCGACGCGAGTTCCGTCAGCTGCGGCCCTCGCAGCACCCGACCGGACGGCGCCAGCGAGCTTTTGTACCGACAGCTGCTGGCCCGCACCAACAAATCCGCACCGGCAACGTCCTCAGGCCAGAAGTGCGTGCCGGCGTCCGCATCCCGCGGCGCCGAGGAAGCGTCTTTCCTGGGTTTCTTGCCGCAGTCCCAGTCCACGCCGGGCCTTCGAGAGCCGCCGTCCGAGTCCGCCGTCGTCCCCTCCAGCGACCACGAGTCCAAAAAAG TTCGCGACGGTAACGCGTTGCCGGACTCGAACGCGTCCCTGTTAGCGGAGTCCTCTGTCATCACCTCGGATGTGGACAACGACGCCCCCCGCTGGACGTCCAAAGACCAACGGGCAGACCTCAACATCGAGGAGAGAATTCCG TTGTACCTCCAAAACCTCGGCATCGACCGATCCCCCGCCGACATCTTGACCCCGTTTGGGCCCCGGGGACCAATCAGGGAGCCCGAATTCTCCCCCACCGACCTCAGCACGGTCAAGGATTCTGTGGGGGGGACGCCCGCCAAGTTGTCCGAAG ACGGCAGCCCTCCAAAAGGAGACTTGGCGGACTCCGGCGCGTCGTTCCCTTCCGGCCAGGAGAGTCTTCCGGGCGCCGCGCGGGGACGCAGCGCCACGTCTTCGGCGTCATCCGCCGACGCCGGCCGTCCTCCCGCCCTCCCGAATTCCCGCTCGGCTGACGTCTCGAGTCCCCGAGCTCGCTCCTCGCTGTTTGCGGTGCAGTCGTTGTCCGGCTCGGCGACGGGCGCGGGAGGTTCCGCCCGTCTAGTGGCCACAAACTCTTCGCCGGAGCTCTCCGTCGAGATCCAGGATACGGCTTCGCCCCGGCGGGTCGAGCCGGAAGGCTGCAGCGCCGCCCCTCGCTCGCCGATCGCCGTCGGCCCGCCCCCGGAGCCCGCCCCGGACGAGGAGGTCTCGCTTCCGGACGGTACGGCGCCGATCCGGGAGGACCCGGAGGACCGATCGGCGATGAGCGACGGGAGCGGTCAGAGTTCGCTGACCGTCAGGGTGGCCGAGCTGCTGCGGGGCGGATCCCCGGCCTCCGGCCTGTCGGACCGCGACGACCCGGAACACAAAC GGAGGTTCATCTTGAAGCTGTCGGAAGGCCGTTTTGACTCGCTGGAGTTGGGCGAAGAAGATCGGCGGCGCATCGAAGAGATCAAGGCGGCGATGCTCTCCAACAACTTTGTCACG AGCGAGAGTAGCACAGACACGGAGAGTACGGcaatggcggcggcggcgcagcCCGTTTCGGACCCAGGGGGCGCGCGGACCCCTGTTCTTCCTGGACCCGAGCGCACCCACCCGGAGGATCGCGAGTTCGCCGGCGGCGCTGACGTCAAGGCGCACACGACCCGTATGCGGCCCGCCTCAGCCTCCTCGCTGACCCCCGACCCCCTCCCGCCCACCCAGCTGGACGCCGGGTTTGTGCACAA AaagacgtcgtcgtcgtcgtcgtcgtcggaaGGAGCAGGAGGAAGCGAGAGCGCCGCCGAAGCGGACTCGGCCGCTGGGCCGGGCCGGACTCACGTCGCCGAGGACACGACCATCCCGTTCGCTCAAGTGTCACGCGCCCACCTCGGCCTCTCGCCCAAGCCCCCCGAAGGAGGCCCCCGCCCTCcgacctcctcctcttcctcgtcttCGTCTCGTTCGCGGCCGACGGCGGAGTTCGTCCCGCTGAGGCGCTCCTCGCCCGCCCCGGGCGTCGGCCGGTCCGGCCCCCCGCCCCGGTGGGACGGACGCAGAGGGCTCGCATCTGCTCtagctccgcctcctcctcctcctcatcctcaccatTCTGTCGCCGGCGGCAGCATGAGGAGCTCCACGCCGGAAACGCCAG TGAGGGACGAGTGCGCCCCGCGAGCGGCGCCGCTGCGTCCGTACAAACCTCGCGGCGCCGGCGAGCTCTTCTTCGTGCCTCACGCCGAAGCCGACGCGTCGTCATCGTGCACCACCATGGAGAGCTCGCACACGG gtctGGACGACGCGGTGCCGCCGCCGTTCCCCGCCGAGGTTCTGGGCCGGACCGACCCGGGCCTGGACCGCGGCGTCTTCATCAAGCACGCCGAGGGCATCTACAGCAAGAAACGGGCCAACGCGCACTCGG GTGGCGCCGTGACGGCGGACGGGAGACTTCCTCCGGCCGCGGCGGAGCGCCTCGTCCCGGGAGGCGGAGTCGCGCGGCCGCCCTCCGACAGGGAGGCGTGGCTACTGGAGCAGCTGCATCGCCTGTCGGAGCTCGTCCTCGCCACCGGGGGCGCCGCCGAGCCGCCGACGAGTCGCGGCCAGACCCAG GGTTCACTTTTGTTGGACTTTAACTTCCTTCGACTTCGCTGCTGCGACGCGGCAGTCGTCCGCCGGCGCCGCCGCGTGCGTCCTTTGTCCCGCCGACAGAGACGAGTCGAGCGCCACGTCGTCCACGCTGGACACGGACCGCCTGGTGCGGGCGTTCGGCGCCCGCCGTGTCCTGAGCGCCAAGACGCCCGCGTCCAAAAGCGCCGCCCGACTGCGCAAACTCTACGGCGAAGTGGCCAAGCAGAGGGCGCAGTGGGAGGGGCGGAGCTTCCGCCCGGCGCCGCCGTCGGACTCCGCCGTCACCGAGCCGTCCGAC GCGACcgtctcgtcgtcgtcgtcgccgccgtcGTCGGTCACGCCGCCGTGGCCCAGAAACGCCGAGCGTCCGCTCAGCAGAGGCCTTCGAGCAG TTGA